Genomic DNA from Triticum dicoccoides isolate Atlit2015 ecotype Zavitan chromosome 4B, WEW_v2.0, whole genome shotgun sequence:
TAAATATACAACGTAGTTGTCATAGTGCTTAATAAAGTTGCCAtgcggcaattttagtttgtagagcatGACAATTTAAGTATTTTGATGATGACAACtcaagtactttgaccatgaaaattattttttataaaccatgacaattttaagtgcatggatcacgacaattttagtttatggttcatggcaagtctaattTCTTAATTTCCTgttttatattatgtaaaaatttACCTTCAAATGtataagaaaatagctgaaacatatcatgacaaCTTCAGTGTAAATACCATggtaattcatgtgcaatagacatgacaacttttaaCTAAAATATCATCAAAATACATTGATATgatatctagtttcgaagatctcgtcgcgagagatttaatggtgaaaacggatcttcaatcagatttttcatttaagagataaaacattaaaaaaaatgaaaatccaaaaatattttcaCATGCATGCCGTGACGTGGCGCAGTCTGTGTGTTATAGGGCGTGTGGGCGGGTTTGTCTCCCACCACACGTATGGGCGTTAGCGTTGTCCATTACAAAAATCGGGCAAAAACCAAAGTAGACATACCACAACGAACTACTTACACGGTATGAAATTCCACGTCCGCACGGGTGACCCACCAAATGCACTACTTAACACGGCATGAAACTCCACGTCCGCGCAAGCGGCCCACGAAACGGTCTCAACACATATAACCCTTAAACGCGACAGTGAAGCGTGCAAGAAGACAACATTCATAAAAAGTAACATGGCAGTGGAGCCTGAGTTGTAGCTGCCCACGGTGGCCGGTGGAGGGCTCGACAACCCTTTTACGGAAGGCGGCCGTGCTGGCCTCCCCGGCGGAGAAGGCGTCGAGGCTAATGGCTTCAACGGTATTTTCTTTTGTAGCTACTGGGACATAATCAAGGAAGAGATCGTGGATGTTTTTCATCAATTTCATAGTTTGTCGGGAGCAAACTTTGCTGGGATCAACTCGGTCCTTGTCGCGCtgctgccaaaaaaggatggtgccGAAGCAATGGGGGATTTCAGGACTGATCGCTAAGGTTCTTCATGTGTCTGTCAGAGAAAGTTGGCTTGCTCATCTCGCCGGCGCAGAGCGCGTTTATGAAGACAAAGTGCCTAAATGATAATTTCCTGTACATCCAAAACCTCGTCTATTCCCTCCACCACAAGAGAAAACCAGCACTTCTAATCAAGTTAGATGTTACAAGggccttcaattttgtatcttgggAGTTGATCCTTGAGTTTCTTCGCGAGATGGGGTTCAGTGCACGCTGGCGAGACTGGATTGCTTTGCTTCTGTCATCCACATCATCGTATTTCTTGGTTAATGGGGCACCAAGAGTTTCAGTTAGACATCGCCGCGGGCTCAGGCAAGGTGACCCCCTGTCGCCGCTGCTATTCATCCTCGCAACTGACGCTCTGCACCGTCTGATCGCCAAAGTTATCGAGGATGAGATACTAGCTCCACTGCCAGGGCGAGAGGTCAAGCTGCGTGTTAGTTTTTACGCTGATGACGTAGTGATTTTTGCAAACCTTGGCCGAAAAGATTAACACTACACTCTTTGAGGCAATACCACAAGCACCTGGTGCACTCGAGAGCCGTGTGCGAGTGGGTCGCCTGCTCGGGAAGGTGTCGACAAGGCCATCGGGACCGCGCCGGTGCTGCGCACGGGAAGCTGGGAGCCGGGGAGATCCGGCAAGGGAGTAGGGAGGAAGGGGAGGAAGCTCGGCGATGTCGACATCCGTGAGGCTGTCGACGACGTTGGTTGAGAAGGTGCACGACGTGACAGTAGCAATGGGGTATCAGACGACTGTTGGAGGTCGATGGGGAGGCTCCGGCTGACAGCCGTCCTCCTGGGACCCTTTCGGTCGGCCAGCAGGGATCTGGCGATATGGTCTCTGCATCCATGGAGGCCACCAAGTAGAGGAGGACGACAATGATGGGCCACTCCCTTGACCTCTCGGCGTGTGGCGCCCTCATATGTAGGGGCAGCGACCGGAGCAGCCATTGGCTGATGCACTGTAAAGTTCTCCGTCGTGAGCGCACAACGGGCCTGTGGCCTCTCATCACACAAGGCGTTAGCGCTAATTATGCAGCGTGGGATCCCTTGTTGCTACTCTTGCGAACGTGGGAATGACGGAGTTTTTGTCCGCCCAGAAAAAAAATGCTAAACGAAGTTTCTGATGTGGGTTACTGTAATATCGACGGTTAGATGAAATTATGTGATCTGATAAGGAGGTTGTAATTCTTCTGTGTTGTTATGTGTAGGCTAGATTGGGTGCACTTAGCGatgaatatgtttgcttgtttaatagtagtatagatgaatGGACTGGGACTGGCCTTTTTTGGGTATGTAGCCACGCTGGCTAGTCATTGAGGAATGGGTAGGAGCGACCATGTTGGGGAGCCACATTCGTTCGCTCGATCGAGCCATCCAAGTGAACTATTCGCTGAGTGTGCGAACCTTAAAATCTATCTATTTCCCAACTGTTGTGCGCTACATTCAGAGTTGGGTAATCACCCATTCCAGGTGTGGAGGGTGATTCATGTCGGCCTCCCGGTGCTCAAGCAGGGCCACACACGGAGCATCGGGAATGGGGAATCGATTAAGGTTTGGAGTAACTGGTTACCTAGGAATAATATGTGTCGGACCCTTTTCCCAGTCTCGGCAAATCCACTAGAATTTGTTTCAGAGCTAATTGATAAACATTCTCATACATGGAACTATGATGCAGTCAATCCGCACTTGTGTCCGATGGACGCGCAAGCTATTCTGAATATTCCGCTGAGCACGGCCTTGAGTGATGACTGCTGGCTTGGCATTATGAAAGGTTCGGGACTTTTTAGTTCGATCCGCCTACCACATGCTTGCTAACACAAAAAGAAGAAGGGGTGATTGGTTGGATGCTAGACCGAGCAGCTCAGACATGGGGAAGTCGCAGCAACAATAGACAAAGCTATGGTCAACCAAGGTGCCGGCCAAATTAAGTGAGATCATTCGCGTGGAGTTTGGCAAAAAACAGTATACCTACCGACGAAACTCTGAAGAGGAGGCATATTTCTGAAGATGATTTATGTGCGATTTGTAATGCTTCAGTCGACTCTTGGCATCATGTGCTAGTTAAGTGTCAGATGTCTAAGTGTGTGTGGGCACTGATGGAAGAGGAGCTTGTTGAACATGTTATTGCATGCACTTCTTCGGATGCGGAATTGTGGTTGGCACATCCACAGGACACTATGAGTGAGCAAGATTTTGTTGAAGTCCTTGTTACACTATGGGCAATTTGATGGATGCAATGAAAAGTGAAGCACGGACAAATCTAATAGAGCCCATTGTCCACCAGAACTTTTCTTAAGAGTTTCCTAGAAGGTTTAGCGCTTGCTCCAGACAGCAAAAGGGTTATTGTGGCTAGTCCAAACCCAAGAGTGCTAAGATGGATAAAATCACTAATTGGAGGAACAAAGATAAATGTGGATGTTGCCGTATCTCGCCATGGCGAATGAGTTTTTTTTTCTGTGATGCAACCTGCCATGATGCTAATGGAAGATATATGGTGCTTCACTCACTTGTTTTCAGGGGCTGGTAGACCTGGAGATTTTAGAAGCTCACGCATGCTGTGAAGCTCTCTCCCTTGCAGGCAATCTTTACATTCAAAGGGTCAGGATAGCTCTTTCGAGTTCCTTCCTTGTCTTCGTCAAGCTGTCATTTTCTTCCTCGCCTATCTCAAGCACCGCCGCCGCGCTTCTAACCTAGCCTCTACCTCCCGAGGCCGCCACCGCCGCTCTTCTTCCCGGCCCATGGCGACTACCTCGACACCGGCcatcccgactcgacatcgaccacggcgtcCCTCGCCCGGCTACCTCGATCACGGCTACACCACCCTATACTCTCGGTTACCTCGACATCAGCACAAAGGGCTAtcaccttgcttgagcaaccttgtcggtttccactccagccacgacttctGCGATGCATCGACTGTTATGACTGTTTGGGGATGTCCGTCGGCTTACCTTCTGATTCTTCTCCCATCTCACCAActacgtcgctaccgttgtgactgcgggggacgTTGAGTATCGTGATTAGATTGGAAACATAGTATAGACTAGGAAATATTGtagcttgccttgtactccaaaaagatcatgtactcctatatatatgcccatgaggctcaagcaataatcAATGATTCCATAAATCCCTCTGTATCCCTTCTAACACCTCTCTTTTCTCTCTAACAGGGAGGTTTGAGggtcggtgttggagatgccctaagagcatctctaacagaCTCCTTAAATCGCGGACTTGTAAAGTGAGTTTATAGTTCGCGGAATGCCTTGGATGCGGGCCAAAAACAACCGCGGCAGAACAAAAAGCGAAAATTAAACTATAAATTTTGAAATCAAAACTTCACGACAGAAATCGAACAACTTCAGTAGAACTAGTAGCGTTCATAGTTCTTGATCATCATACATATTTCATACATAATCTATTTGTACAAAATAGATCAGAGGAGCGGCGGCCATCGTAAACCCTACTGCCAAAATTTGGCTCACCGGAGCCATCCGGGTgcggcggtaacgatgcagcggtgGAGGAGCTCAGTGGTCGGAGTAGGAGGAGATAAGGTCAGCGTACATGTCATCCTGCTCCTTGGCTTCGCGGCGCCATGCGTCCAAGTTCTTGTCGAAGTCCTGCGCCTTCAAGAGCCCCTACTCGAGGAGGACTGCGTCGCGGTCGGCTATTTGTCGACGGCGctgctctgcctcctcctcctcctgcgcaCTGCGCGAGACGATGGCCCGCTCGAAGATGTCTGCCTCCGCCGAGGGGTGAAAATCCTCCGGCCCGATAATGCCACCGCCCGGCCACACCGGATCCGCCTCGAGCTTCCACTTCACCACGCGAAGCGGCGGGAGCTCCTCCGGCTCCCTTTTCACCGGCATGAGGAGCGACGTACGGGAGCTCGAATCCCTGACGGAGCTGCCCGCGGCGGAGGAGCTGCCACGCCAGAGGATAGACGCGCCTTCATGTGGTCGTACTCCTCTGTCTCAGGGCGGAGGAGCGACGGCGGCGCCTCTAGGCCGCGGTTCGTGTACTTTCGGGTGACTCGTTTCCTCGCGCCGTTGGCTTTGACGCAGTGCTGCCGCTCGGGGTCGTCGTTGCCGCCGGAGCGGCGGCCCGAGCTCCACACCCGCGCCACATGGTGGCTGCGGCGGCGGATTCGAGTCACCGGCGGCGAGGAATCGAGAGAGGAGAGGGGAGACGGGGATTGCGGCTGCGCGCGGATAGGGTTCCGACCCGTATTCTAGCTGCAAACCTGTAGATTTATGGGCCGGACGACTATACGGGCTCTGGTCTGGCCCAAAATAGGGGCCAAATCCATATAGTCGCCGGATTTTTACAGTTTGCGTGTTTTTAAGGCGtctgttagagatgctctaacTCTACATACCGCATGGATTGTGAGGTTTAGTTCATTTGGTCAAACTGACGTCCCACTCCCACGTAGAGTAGAGTAGAGACGTACAATGCTTAATCAAACAAAAGTGGCATGGCACATGAATCACGCCATATATTGCAAACGGAATACTTATACTAGCAAGCAATCACGACCTAAACACTAACCACCTGTTTTGTTGCAAGGTTACAACTAAGGAAACCCAGTGTTGGCATGAGATAACTAATGCAAGCAGATCTTTCTTTAGATTTTTTCCCCTTCTGATCATATGAATGCAATGCAAAGCCATATATAGTAGAGTACATCTAGAATATGTGTGCATGACCCTTCAACTGATGCGTGCAAAGCAACAGAATCGCTTGAGCAAGAAGCGAAGTGTCCTTTTCAAACAGGGGAGAGTTGGGTTCCGGACCAACCAGGGCGCCGGTTGGTCGAACTGGATtattaggctggtcacaatggggaggaacttaggagtaacatcacacactccaatacaactttgcttatgtggcacatatttaatgaatagagaggtgcttgtggtaactagctaagttaccggaacatcacacatttcaagaaacaatgagtctataacctaataaatacatcgttgcatgacactacatagatgttcctacccactatggaggtagtaacatagtctagggaagtgtgtaagttactagcttatgttcttgcccattgtgaccagccttagtagaTTACAACGTGCCGGCTGGTCCAAGGAGGAGACAAGTTACTTGGACTGACTAGATTTATTAGCATGCCTCCTGCAGGCTGCAGCTGCAGATCGAAGCTTCGTGCTGACCTGGTTGGTGCACATCCCTCTCCGATCAGACCGAAGCCACCATGGATTCCTATCGACCACCGTCGCTACGGCAGCAGGTTGGCCAGGGCTCAAGTCGCACGCCATACTGTCGCTCCTTGGCCTCACTTGAGCTGTTGAGCATGCAGCTAGACCCCGGAAGAAACTGACTCATGGTGCTGCCTAATTTGATGTGACCTTTCTTCTTGGACAGGGGATGGCGATGGGTAGTGCACTAGTGCTACTATAACAGTGTCCCCAAACGGAGCCAGAAACAATCATCTATTATTTGTGCTAAAAAAATCTCCTAGGAGTACTGTACTATTCATTCGGTCTCAAAATAAGTGACGCTGATTCAGTACACGGAGGAAGTACTAAGCAGTGTCttggtaagagcatctacaaccaaactttgcaaatccggcccctcaaataCCCGCACTAACCGGTCAGGCCTCAAATTTACCTTCTCACGACCGGACACCTCAATTATCATATCTTaaatccatacaaactcatgcGACTACGACGATGCATTACACACATCGTCTGTCTACTTCATCACTACTAACATGTCATCGGactaccaaaatttggcatgtttggcgaTGGTAGAGATCATCCACGGttgcccttgccgtccttctcgcaGAAGTACTGATCCAGGACGCAGTAGGGATCGAGCCGGATCTGCTCGTCGTAGCTATCCTCCTTCACCTCCTTCAGTGGTAGTCCGACCATGGCACGGACCGTCCGATTCTGCTCTCGGGCGAGGGTGCACGTGTTCCTCCGCTGTCGTTTCTTTGTAATGCGGGCgcggatggcttcctcctctgcgACCACCCGCGCCGTCGCATCAGTTGCCTCCGCCGCCGCCAATTTCGTCTCGATACAGGCCTCAgcggcccttatcctctccttcccacggcGGGCCGCCCGATCCCTGTGGAACTCATAGTCTGCCCGACCGGTGATGGGGAAGGAGAGATTTTCTGGCTGCCGGGACTGCGATGATCCAGCCCCAGAGGATCCGAGCGCCCATTGAGCCGACACTATGGAGTCGCACCGGATAGATCCGCCTGTCGACCGGGCGCTGTCCTCCCAGGAGCGGCGGAGTGCAATGCGGACCGCTATTGCCTCTTCCAACCCACACGGGATGAGACCCCAGTCGATGGATCCACACTGGTGGAAGTCAGATCTGCTGCCCATCATGCCGAAAAAGGCCGAAAATCGCCGAAGGTGAGCTTGGTGGCGGAGGGAGTCGAGAGGAGTGGAGtatgaagtggctagggtttggacggGCGAACGGACGtggacgaatatatgtggggtcgggtggcCAGCGTGGGCCGGGTCCGGCGTGGCGGACGCGCCCAGGCGCGCCTGGCACCCCTTTATCCGCCACATGTTTGGGCTGAatatgaggggtgtcggtcagccaggatgtttgaggcccgtttgaggcgtTTGTCCGAGTCAAAATTTCATGATTGGCCAGTGACCGGGCGGGCTGTCTAGGCGTTTGAAGTGGGTTTGGGGCGTCCGACTGTAAATGCTCTAAGCTATGCATGCAATTTATTCGTTTGCTAGGACGGGGGTAGATTAGCCGTGACTTGTAACTCGTGCAAGTTAGCAACAACTACtatctccgtcctggtttattggtctctTTTGTATTTTGGATCAAATTttaactaaagatttaactaataaaatattattgcatgtcacaaaaaatatatCCTTGAATTCGTAtttaacatagttttcaatgatattattttttatgacatgcattaatattttattagttaaaattatagtcaaaatttgacacaaaaataTGATGAGACCAATAAACCAGTACGAAGGTAGCACACCATTTTTTTTAAGAAGGATAACCCCAACCTCTGTATCCGAACGATGCATGCAGCATGCAGATTTTTTTTAAAGGAGGTAGCACACCATAAGCACGAAATAGATTGGTTGTCACTTGTACTAGCAACTGCACCATTGATATTACTGCTCCATCACAAAAAGTAAGCAAAAGAACTACTACGAAATCGTTGCAGTGTTGATTAATAACTAGGCAGCATGACCATCGAGGAATAGACAAGCAAGTTCCTCTCAAGCAAAGCATACGGCCCGGTGGCTTGGGTGTGGAGAAGACACAGACACGGGCTATGTACACCGCTTCCATGCGTTTCCATGGGATTgcgaatagtactccctccgtttctttttactccgcatataagatttggtcaaagtcaaactacacaaagtttgatcaaatttatataaaaaaaatatgtacatctacaatattaaaactatataatatgaaaatacatttcgTGGTGCATCTAATAATGTTGATTTCATATTgtcaatgtttatattttttaatataaaattagtcaaactttacaaagcttgactttgaccaaaccttatgtgctgactaaaaagaaacggagagaGTACTACTCAAAGACTGTTGTTGTGACTCGAGCGTCAAGAGTAAGGATTACTGTACATAAAGTAAGGTTGGCATAGACTGTGCTTTGCAGCAATGATGCTTGGAAGTAGAAGCATGGCAATTATGAGTGTCACTAGCTACTACTAGATGCTATACTAGTAAGTACCGGAGCCACCATCACGGTGGGGCCAGCACTCTGCCAAACTCTGTCCGTAGAAGTCCATATTCTCCCTGTCCAATATTTCCCAGCATTGATTGGTTGACCTCAACATGTTTCTGTCTTTgtttttcttatatatatatatatatattcatggtATTATTGAAGATGGACTTTATTTAATTTTTTGCGAGGGATACTAGAGATGACCCATGTCTCCGGACACAATGCTTTTGGTCTGAAAATCTGCGACGTGCAGGATGATCACCGGTACTACAATGAGCAAACATGATCTCGTCAACTTCGTAGGTGCATTTAACCAAATCGCATACACACAGGAGACAGCCCATCAAGCTCAGCACAGCTATATAGTACGTAGTACTATTAGTTTGCTGCTCGTTTGTTTTAATGCAAAACCCAACAGGGgaattgtttcaaaaaaaaaaaaaccaacAGGGGAGAGGCCCCGCTTCATCAGACGCGCTTGGGATTATTCTAGGGCTACTAGCCGGCCAACTAATGCTCTGcaacccccgcaaaaaaaaaaaatgcAACAACAGTAGTGCTATAACGGAGACTTGGATTCTGTTCCAAGCTAGCTACCGATCTCATGAGGAATGAACGAGCACGCAGCGCAGCAGCCGGCCGGCCGGAGCGCGAAATGGTCGCACGTCGTATTCGGTCGGAGCTGAGACAAAAAGTACGCATACATACATCTATCAGCCCGACCCAACTCGATCATCACCACGCACCACACCACACCACCCATTCTCGAGTCTATTTCTTTCTATTATACTCCTTCTATACAGAAATATAAGGGCGTTTAAATCACTATTTATTTCTTTAAAGATGAAGtagtttttttcctctcttttctcCTACCATAAACCCTTTCCCTGATACTTACGCTTGGAAGCCTCGCGTACACACCCTGCGGCCAACTCCCGTTCCCCAGAATCTTCATTTTTTTACATCATTGTCCAAAATCTTCATGATCGTTAGGAACGTTCCAAAGAATTTATTGTTAGGCTGTGTACTCCGTCGACAATTTTTTTGTCCCAAAGTTAAATGCGTCCACAAGAGAACGGTACGTCGCACGGCACGGCGAAAAACAAGTCGAAGCGAGCGTGACGGTGCAGCGCGTCAAATACGAGTCAACGCGCCAACGACCTCACTTTCACGGGGAGCAGCTGGGTTCAAACCCAACCCGCCATTTcttggcttcttcttctcttcttgccCGGCCAACCTAAACCCCCTCCACACTTTTATAACCTATCGTCCGTGGTGCTTCCATTCTCGCCTATGACCGACCTCAAAGTTTACCAGCAAGCATTCGCTCCTATCCCACCCACCGTTTTAATACCCTCCGTCCCAACCACGCCATTAGCAGCAAGCCCATTGCCGATCGAGCAGGCAGATATCGTGTGTGCATAGCGGGCAGCGGCATGGGGAACCTGAtctcggcgggcgcggcggcgggcgcgaGCGGAGGGAAGGTGGTGATGGCGGacgggagcgtgcgggcgctcagcGAGCCCGTGTCCGTGGCGGAGCTCATGATGGACCACCCGCGCCACTTCGTCGTCGACGCGCGCCTGCTGCAGCAGCGgaagggcggcgccggcggggcCAGCAAGGTCGCGCCGCTGCCGGCCGACCACGTGCTGGGCGCGGGCGGCGTGTACGTCCTGCTGCCGGCCACCCGCGGCAAGGTGtccgccgaggaggcgcggcgtgtgcTCACGGCGTCCCGGTCGCTGGCACGGTCCAGGTCAATGCCGGGCGGGCTGAGGAGGAAGCTGTCGTCCAGGAAGAGCCGGGAAGCCGACGACGCCGATCGGTCGGCCAagaacgaggcggcggcggcggcagaaatggagaggagggaggagacggCCGCGACGGCGGACGGGTTCGAGGAGCACCGGCCGGAGTTCTTGAGCCGGGAGCTGTCGTGCCGGGGGTGGAAGCCGAGCCTAAACACCATCGAAGAGCGTGTCATTCCCAAGAAGGTGTCCCATTGGCTCTTCTGAATTTCTTTCCGATGGATGACGAGACAAGGTGAGCCGAGTAGGCTTCTTTGACTTGTCATCAGGATCTAGTCTCTTCTTccttttccttccttttctttttcttcgttCAAATGCTTCTTCTGTCAAC
This window encodes:
- the LOC119293681 gene encoding uncharacterized protein LOC119293681, encoding MGNLISAGAAAGASGGKVVMADGSVRALSEPVSVAELMMDHPRHFVVDARLLQQRKGGAGGASKVAPLPADHVLGAGGVYVLLPATRGKVSAEEARRVLTASRSLARSRSMPGGLRRKLSSRKSREADDADRSAKNEAAAAAEMERREETAATADGFEEHRPEFLSRELSCRGWKPSLNTIEERVIPKKVSHWLF